The following are encoded together in the bacterium genome:
- a CDS encoding PhzF family phenazine biosynthesis protein — translation MRERRYVVVDVFTSTPLRGNPVAVLLDAEDIDAAAMQRLAAWTNLSETVCVLPPTTPEASYRVRIFTPREELPFAGHPALGTAHAVIEAGLVPRSPTLRQECGAGVLGLRLEDERFWVRTPPAQVLSDDPETLRVVEEMLGAPLLRAAGARIVDLGPTWLVVQVDEVAALRAARPDLLGIEGLSRDLGLTGVTAFAVDPQADPRVVVRSFAPASGVPEDPVCGSGNASVAAFLAAAKRLDRLGPSWTASQGREVGRDGTVAVRVSDDGATIEVGGAAVTVVAGVLRL, via the coding sequence CGTCGTGGACGTCTTCACCTCCACCCCGCTCCGGGGCAACCCCGTCGCCGTCCTGCTCGACGCCGAGGATATCGACGCCGCCGCCATGCAGCGTCTCGCCGCGTGGACGAACCTCTCCGAGACGGTCTGCGTGCTGCCGCCGACGACGCCCGAGGCGAGCTACCGCGTCCGCATCTTCACGCCGCGCGAGGAGCTGCCGTTCGCGGGCCATCCGGCGCTCGGGACCGCGCACGCCGTCATCGAGGCCGGGCTCGTTCCGCGCAGCCCCACGCTGCGCCAGGAATGCGGCGCCGGCGTCCTCGGCTTGCGCCTCGAGGACGAACGCTTCTGGGTGCGGACGCCTCCGGCGCAGGTGCTGAGCGACGATCCCGAGACGCTGCGCGTGGTCGAGGAGATGCTGGGCGCGCCGCTGCTGCGCGCCGCCGGCGCCCGCATCGTCGACCTCGGACCGACGTGGCTCGTCGTCCAGGTGGACGAGGTCGCGGCGCTGCGGGCAGCGCGGCCCGACCTCCTCGGCATCGAGGGCCTGTCGCGTGACCTCGGGCTCACCGGCGTGACCGCCTTCGCGGTCGACCCGCAGGCCGACCCCCGCGTCGTCGTGCGCTCGTTCGCGCCCGCGAGCGGCGTTCCGGAGGATCCCGTCTGCGGCAGCGGCAACGCCTCGGTGGCGGCGTTCCTGGCCGCCGCGAAGCGCCTCGATCGTCTCGGCCCGTCGTGGACCGCGAGCCAGGGACGCGAGGTCGGCCGCGACGGCACGGTCGCCGTGCGCGTGTCCGACGACGGGGCGACCATCGAGGTCGGCGGCGCCGCGGTGACCGTCGTCGCCGGCGTCCTGCGGCTCTGA
- a CDS encoding TetR/AcrR family transcriptional regulator, whose product MTQPAPKHSARDNILDCAETLFARRGFAGIGLSEVAEASGLAKASLFHHFRSKAQLYAAVTSRILARIDDALTRTLAEGGTPSQRLERWIDLIIDELAAHPAHARLLLRSLFEDDEVSGELPEEQEADARLRRIIGAGGRLLREGMAAGEFRAASVPHTLQTLIGAIVYHFASGEFGDELLGRPVFSAVEVRRRKTELKTLLRHGLMTTPGTTRGRKN is encoded by the coding sequence ATGACACAGCCCGCCCCCAAGCACTCCGCACGCGACAATATCCTCGACTGCGCCGAGACGCTGTTCGCGCGTCGCGGCTTCGCGGGGATCGGGCTGTCCGAGGTGGCCGAGGCGTCCGGTCTCGCGAAGGCGTCGCTCTTCCACCACTTCCGCAGCAAGGCGCAGCTCTACGCCGCCGTCACCTCGCGCATCCTCGCGCGCATCGACGACGCCCTCACCCGCACCCTCGCCGAGGGCGGCACGCCGTCGCAGCGCCTCGAGCGCTGGATCGACCTCATCATCGACGAGCTCGCCGCGCACCCCGCCCACGCTCGCCTGCTGCTCCGCTCGCTCTTCGAAGACGACGAGGTCTCCGGCGAGCTGCCCGAGGAGCAGGAGGCCGACGCGCGCCTGCGCCGCATCATCGGCGCCGGCGGCCGCCTCCTGCGCGAGGGCATGGCCGCCGGCGAGTTCCGTGCCGCCAGCGTCCCGCACACCCTGCAGACGCTGATCGGCGCCATCGTGTACCACTTCGCGTCCGGCGAGTTCGGCGACGAGCTGCTCGGACGTCCCGTCTTCTCCGCCGTCGAGGTCCGCCGGCGGAAGACCGAGCTGAAGACCCTCTTGCGCCACGGCCTCATGACCACGCCCGGCACCACCCGGGGGAGGAAGAATTGA